From the genome of Watersipora subatra chromosome 9, tzWatSuba1.1, whole genome shotgun sequence:
ccaccatcggcaaaatatttttgtcaacgacttttctaaagatttggtgaaatttgatttataccaaacatccgcttagcgatcgcccttcggaagcaaggtaaagtgaggtaatctttgcataaacttcaagaaaaatcagcaaaattgattgtgggtaaaacgctcaaaagaaaaagatgtcttttcttttgagcatttcaacaacgatcaagttttgccaatgtcaatctaaaaaacatcctggcaataacatcacctcaaacaacaaaccaatctcaagtgatagaaaaatatctatactttttaataaaaacgttttagactttacattagaagcatttaatttgaaacaagccatttgtgcttttgatttatattatagtttgaatatgtacatgtatctactaataaataagtaaatacatggacttgtgacagtgctctgataacttgaacgctctgataattcgaacactttcgctcggtcccgtgatgttcgagttatccatgtttgactgtatatataactgTTGTGAAACCTACGTATATATAATTGTTGTGAAACAACTTTAATGAATTGGTAACATTGCTAGTACTTCCTTACTATGCATACAAAACAGTGAACTTCTGGAAAATTTGATTGCACACTCTTCATATTTTATCACCCATTTCTGGGTACAAAATGCTCAGTGATATTATATGTAATGTACTACATTGAGACTGTTGATTACATGAAAAAAAAATATGATAATGAATTGTAATAAGGAAAATGTAGCAAAGCATTCAGTATGAGTCATTCATATGTAGATGTCTACTCGTTTCATTGAAAATTCAtcttttattgttttatgtttcCAACAAACATTTCACCGGATCATTTGTCTTGCAGGTAACTAGATTGGTCACAAGGTGTTTTTTCCCTAACCAAACTGACGAAAGAGTGAGTAGTAACCTTTAACAAATCTCATATTTTGTGTTAGGTCGGTAATATTCTGTACTTTTTACTGCTTACGATAAGCGCACCCTACTGTGGAATTCCGACACAGCAGTAACTATGACTGACTAGAATCTGTAGCATGCTTTGAATTGTTAGTATCTCATCTCAATCCTGAAATACCTTCAATTCATTTGGTAAAATTTCTGACTCTTCcttaaaaaaaatgttaaatttgAACCATCATTTTTAAAATGGCTGCCTGCTTATATTTGCCTGTTTTAAATGGCTTCCTTTATCTGTAGATTATTATAGAGGGAACTCTGGCATTGCTTGGCTGACCGTTCACGTGTCTAGTAAATCTTCATAGACATGATGTACCTTAGATGATTAGTTTCATAGACGTGATGTACCTTTGATGATTAGTTTCATAGACGTGATGTACCTTTGATGATTAGTTTCATAGACATGATGTACCTTTGATGATTAGTTTCATAGACATGATGCACCTTTGCTGATTAGTTTCATAGACGTGATATACCTTTGATGATTAGTTTCATAGACATGATGCACCTTTGATGATTAGTTTCATAGACGTGATATACCTTTGATGATTAGTTTCATAGACGTGATATACCTTTGATGATTAGTTTCATAGACATGATGTACCTTTGATGATTAGTTTCATCGACATGATATACCTTTGATGATTAGTTTCATAGACATGATGTACCTTTGATGATTAGTTTCTCAGTTTAGCAGTTTGATCTTAGTCATAAAAATGCTTGTATTTACACAAACAGTATAGCCTCATGTTAGCAAAGACCATCCTTACATGAAGGTGTTTAATAACTGTAGGAATATCCCTACTTCACAGTTGATTTTTGTATTTACTGACCATGAAGTTTATTGGTAGGATGAAATAAATAGAATGACTGAACATGATATCATTGAAGCAATAGACTGTAAGAAACCTATGACAGCCTCTCCAGTTAATTCTGCACCTAATACCAACATCAATTTCGTAAGCAAATCGTAGGCCAAGGTCAGTTTTTTTTTCGGTCTGTTATGAATTGGGTAGTAATAATACATTAACAACGCGAGTTCATGTTACCAAGCTTTCTGCAAAATTTAAGATTTCACCCTTTCTAGCCACTTTCATAAACCATGAGAGGAATCCAGTTTTGTTAGCTTGTTTACATAGAAActgaataaatataaagagcTCTAGTTATGTGAAAAGTAAATGCATTTGTCATAGAGTTGACCCAGATCTAGACGAAACCCTGTTGAGTCTATTTATAGTGTAAACAAAATCAAGAGGGTAGCAGAGATGATTGTGGCAGACAAGGGAACGCATCGACAGAGGCATCTCAGTCAGACAGTATCGCTGCCTTAAGTTCAGTAAGTAGACAAGAAGGGAGAACTAATTCAGTAGTGTAGTAGCAATAGTCTCCATATTCCTACATCACCTGGCAGGTTTAAAAGAAATAGGGATGGCATTCTGCTTACCCTCCCTTGCAGGTTATTGTAAGACAAGATATGTAAGCTATGATTTAGGTCAGGGGTCTCAAACATGCGGCCCGCAAAGGCATTTCATGCGACCCGCGACACATTTCTATTGTCGGTGTTTGAACTTTTGCAAAAGCGCCACCTTAACCAGGAGAGAATCTTACCTACTTATTTATTCGTAGTCTTTCCATTGATTTCCGTGTAGCGCTCAAAGCATACATCCGGTTTATTATCACTCACTGTTGATTGCATCGTATAAATTTgattttactatatttttttaaaacaagtgCCTATGTCTTCTGTTtcggaaaaaagaaaactcGCAGATGAAAAGAGAGTTTTTCAAGTCAGATGGGAGGATTTATATTTTGTGACTGAAGTCAGCGATAAAATTCATTGTCTCGTTTGTCAGCAAACGATAGCGGTTCCGAAGGAGTTCAATGTGCGTCGACACTACGAAACAATGCACTGTGTGAAATATGACGCGTACACCGGCAAAGTCAGACAGGATAAAGTTATTCAACTTAAATCAGCATTATGCAAACAAAGAAGTTTCTTCACCAAAATTAACCAGTCCAACAAGGATTCTGTGAGAGTAAGTTTTGCATTAAGTGAGATGATAGCGAAGTCATCACGACCCTTTACAGAGGGTTCTTTTATAAAAGAATGTCTTTTAACTGCAAGTGACATTTTATGTCCGAATCAAAAGAAACTGTTTGAAGGCATAAGCTTGTCAGCCAATACAGTAGCCAGCAGGATTACAGATTTAGCAGCAAATGTGGAGACGCAATTAACTGAGACAGCTATGGACTTTGAAGCATTTTCAATTGCTCTCGACGAGAGCACAGATGCTTCAGATACCGCACAATGTGCTGTGTTTATCAGAGGTGTGGACCGCAATTTAAATATGACAGAAGAATTCCTGGAACTATTACCATTGAAGGGTACTACAACTGGACGTGATTTATTTCAAGCCCTGGAAAAATGCATTGAGAAGTATAACTTGCTATGGGATAAACTTGTATCTTTGGCCACAGATGGTGCACCGTCAATGTGTTCTCAAAATGTAGGTGTTgttggattggtgaaaaacaaattaaacagcCTTGAAACAGCAGGAATCAATTTCACTAGTATACACTGCACTTTGCATCAAGAAGCCCTTTGTAGTAAAAGCCTACAGATGAAAGAGGTGATGGATGTAGTAGCTAAAACAGTCAACTAACTATATACGTTCTCGAAGGCTGAATCACAGGCAGTTCACTTCATTTCTTGCAGATATGGAATCTGAGTATGGTGAACTTATTTATCACACTGAAGTAAGATGGCTAAGTCGTGGAAAAGATTTGAGGCGTTTCTTTGCACTTAGACATGAAATCGCTTCATTCATGACAATGAAAAATAAGGCAGTTCCTTTACTGACTGATTCTACATTTCAATGCAACCTTGCTTTTCTAACTGATATTACGGATCACTTGAATACACTGAACATAAAGCTTCAAGGTAAACAACAGATTATTACACAGATGTACGACAGTGTGAAATCCTTCAGAGTTAAACTACGTTTGTGGATGAAGCAACTTGGTGAGGGCAATTTGGCCCATTTCTCAACTCTGAATTCCTTAGGCAAAGTTGAGACCAAATGCTTGAAAGAATATGCAGATTTGATGTGTGAGTTACTTCAACAGTTTGATGTGCGTTTTGCAGACTTTAAGTTACTGAAGCCacaatttcaacttttttcgACGCCGTTTGCTGTAGAAATTGACGCTATTGCAGAGGAATTGCAAATGGAGTTGGTGGAACTCCAGTGTGATACTATCTTGAAGCAAAAATATGCAGAAGTAGGGATACCCGAATTCTACACATTTCTTTCACGAGAAATATTTCCAAGGTTACTCTCTGCTACTGCAAAGATTCTTGCAATGTTTGGCAGTACATTTGCATGTGAACAATTTTTCTCATCCATGAAAGTTAACAAGTCTGTACTGAGGTCACAGCTCACTAATGAACATTTGCAAGCAACACTGAGATTGGTTTCTTCTCATAAAATCAAGCCTAATATTGATGCCCTTGTTGACGCAAAACGCTGCCAGGTCAGCAGTCAGTGTAGAAAGTGACTGAAACCTAAGTTAACCAAATACAGATACGCCAAATACGGTACTTAAATTGACTAAATTACATTTGCAATAAATGGATTTTAGAAAGTTTGTAAAGCACTACGTTCGTATTATGTTGTcttgtttattaactttttataattttaaacaattgCTGGCTATGCGGCCCTCGAGGTACTTTAGAAGTCATCACTTGGCCCTCGGAGCAATTTGAGTTTGAGACCCCTGACATAGATAGTGGTATGCATAAGCTTGTATAGCATGGTGCGGTACCTCGCATGACATTGCtctgaaccaggctttactgcTATGGTAATACTCACACCAGTCAATTCTTTTTCAGGAGCTGTAACCGTTGGGTTCGTTAGTTGGAAGATTCGAACATGATAATAGGGAGTATTGTTTAGAATTGagcaaatattaatttaaaaaggTGTTCTACTTAATGGTCTATCAAATTAGCAAGCATGATAATATATTGTGCTGGCTGTCATTGAATAAATgtgaacaaaatataaaaaacaagctTATTTATGGCATGTTAATCTAATTCATACCATATATTTCAGGCATTCGATTCCACTACCAAGTTTCAAAGTAGATACACGTAGATGAACCAACAGAGCTTATTACCAGAGCCAATACCATGTGTCAATTATTAAGTACCCAGCCATAAAcacttaaatgttgacttgcaacaaaattcacattacagttatttgatatgaaaagattcaccatgtcttactttattgtgttgtaggtgcaaaatatgtgggaatgtgattacaagctcttaaaagctcaaaaagaaaagccgccgtagattggaatcagtttttttctctgacgtagtcattacatttagttattgttttgttttgtgatgttgaagggccaataaaaagctcaatataaaacttatcgtagtactagtttatgacaaacacttcgggttttactgacgAGCCCGTATTGAATATAGATGCTCTCTACTTCAcggttttgtttcggtttggtctaatcggcaagtcgtaatctgatcatgtgaccgaatactttgcaaataatttctgcagcatttttcaattatcatAGGTAACCAACTGGCTCGTCaagattatcagacaatgatatgtactccttcaaactaaggctaaaaaagTAAATGAATTTTTCGGTAAGttgtaagatatcagtgctgaaagtgacagcattacaatgacgacaaaacagacgcgtaagaacaatagacatggttttattgaatgcgtgaagtatatttgtgaaaatatttcgacgaatgaggttgtgtgaaagtgtaaacagaagccatattgtacaactacggtatcaaaaggttcaccatgtcttactctgttgtgttgtaggtgcaaaatatgtggaaatgtgattacaagctctttaaagctcaaaaacgaacagttaatcgcagccacacgaaatCGTCGTAGTTTGatttctctttccaaaacggctcaaatgtgacgtagctgtgttaggtggtttctgtttacacttttatgcatcctgatttgtcaaaatatttcacaaatatacttcacgcattcaataaaactatgtctattgttcttacgcgtctgttttatcgtcattttaatgctgtcacatttagctgtgatatcttataacttaccataaaaatttgtttaattttttagccttagcttgaaggagtacatatcattgtctgaaaattatgacgagcctgttggtcatttgtgataatcgaaaagggctgcagaaattatttgtgaattattgggtcacatgatcagattacgacttgccaattagaccaaaccgaaacaaaactgtaaagtagcaggcatctatatttgatacggggtcttcggtaaaacccgaagtgtttgtcataaactaatgctacgataagttttatattgagctttttattggcctttcaattcaagtgagaacatcacgtgacaagacgataatcaaatttcatggctacatcagagaaataaagagattccaatctacggcggcttttcgtttttgagcttttaagagcttgtaatcacatttccacatacatgtatttggcacctacaacacaacagagtaagacatggtgaatcttttcatacaaaataactgtaatgggaattttgttgcaagtcaacctttaaggattaGACTAGTTTATCACACTTAGTAAATATCCATCTAATAAACCGTAAATTAAATCATCTACTAAACTATAAATTTAGTGTTAATAGGTCAGACTTCTTGGTTATTTTAGGACATAGCTAGTGATACTCTTGTGTAAAAGGAGGTGCAAATGTTACATTATTGAGTCTCAGCTAACTTTAAAAACAGGCAACTTACAAATACCAGAGAGCACTTTTGGGAGGGTAGCAGATAATACTCTACTAATCATGTAACAGGCTCCTATTCGCCTCTTCAATAACTGGTCTATGTAAAGGGTGGTACCTTGACACAAGGTTATAGATATTAAGGGAGCAGACAAGGAAGGTATGTATATTGACACTACCAAGTGTTTACGTAAATCTTCAGCAGGTTAGGTAGATTAAGTATATGAATGTGAAAGAATGCTAATATATTGATCATATTGCACCCATTCATTACTATTTACTGAAGGGTTGAGTCTTGTTGATTCAAGGAGGATTAATGAAGGTTCTTTGAAAAAGAATTCTTTCTACCATTTTACTTGCCTAGTAAAGATTGTGCagtcaaataaaaaaactttgtttctcGCAAAGAAGCTTGCATATGCTTTGCCCGAGTTTATTAAATTCCGATCGGTTACTTATCAAAGAACAGTGTAACATATGATATACCTAACAAAGTAGATTGTAACATATGATATACCTAACAAAGAAGAGTGTAACATATGATATACCTAACAAAGAAGAGTGTAACATATGATATACCTAACAAAGTAGAGTGTAACATATGATATACCTAACAAAGAAGAGTGTAACATATGATATACCTAACAAAGAACAGTGTAACATATGATATACCTAACAAAGAAGAGTGTAACATATGATATACCTAACAAAGAACAGTGTAACATATGATATACCTAACAAAGCAGAGTGTAACATATGATATACCTAACAAAGAAGAGCGTAACATATGATATACCTAACAAAGTAGAGTGTAACATATGATATACCTAACAAAGAACAGTGTAACATATGATATACCTAACAAAGAACAGTGTAACATATGATATACCTAACAAAGAACAATGTAACATATGATATACCTAACAAAGAACAGTGTAACATATGATATACCTAACAAAGAACAGTGTAACATATGATATACCTAACAAAGAACAGTGTAACATATGATATACCTAACAAAGAACAGTGTAACATATGATATACCTAACAAAGAACAGCGTAACATATGATATACCTAACAAAGAACAGTGTAACATATGATATACCTAACAAAGAACAGTGTAACGTATGATATACCTAACAAAGAAGAGATATTTGCATAGTATATGCTATACTAAAACAAAGAAGATTGTATTAAATACAATCTTCTTTACAAGAGGATGTAAATTTTACATCCTCCTGCGATGATGACATGAAAATcagatgaataattttttttgcaggTTCCTATCACTACATTCACCAagagaggagagggagagagagagaaaggttCCTATCACTACATCCACCAAaagaggagagggagagagaaaggttCCTATCACCACATTCActaagagagagggagagaggttCCTATCACTACATCCACCAagagaggagagggagagagaaaggttCCTATCACCACATTCActaagagagagggagagagggagggagagaggttCCTATCACTACATCCACCAagagaggagagggagagagaaaggttCCTATCACTACATCCACCAAACTAGTTGAAACTTTCTGCGGCAGTAAACAGTCAGTTTCATAGTAAAAGATAGTCATGGGATTAACTTGTTTCTTAGaacatttaaaataaacaccacttataattaaattaccAATTATTCTAGTTGTGCTCTAAGTATTAGTGATAGATTTTTCAAATCGTTGCTTTCAACGAGAAATGACAAAATAAGCTGAATAGCTCATGATGAGCCACTggtatttaaaaaatgaaagttcCAATGAGATTcgaaacaataaaataagatgGAATATTTAATAagacaaataataaaacatttatgaaatagacaaaaacaaaatagagaacaaaaataaaatggcatttcaaaaacaaaacctcatgatgataaaaaatttgaaatcaaCTGGTGGAATAAAGATCACACATTTCGATGTTCAAATATTTTGCCAAACAACCCGGAAATAAATGAAGGTCAGACTGTTTAAAATTACTGTGATAAAGTTACACATAAAGACGAAAAATAACAAATTTCTCCTAAACAAATATCTGTATCTGGTTCCAATTTGGTGAAAACTGTGGATACAACAAATCTTAAGGAGTTATCAGTTGAGAACAGAAAAAAAATCTGGTGAAAGGGCAGATAAGGGAGATGCAGACTGCTTAAACAGACAGAGAAAATGGTGAGTATGTCAGCAATACTAAAATTAAGTTAATGTAGGAAAGTTTGACGAAAGAACACCAAAAACTGTAATGAACCTATCTCCGTTCTGTTACATCAGAGCTAAACTTAATTTAGACTCAccaaaataaatacaattttgCCCTCAGCCCTGTAAATATTCTGGTGTCCTAAGTATTAATGCTGTaagtaataattaaaatatgatTTCAGATCTATGATATTAGTTAGTGTATTAGTATTTGAGTAAGATAAATAAATGGCGACAAACGAATAGATGTTTTTATCAGTTGATTTGTTTAATTCGTTTAACTGTTTCTGTATACAGCAAACCAAAAAACCGTGCATATAAACACCAAGGAATGTGTATAAATATTGACAAAATATACAGGGTGATTAGTAGAAAATGGGCAAATGCATCCAATGAATTGAACATTTggtatgttattaaaacttacaATAGTTAAGAGATACCCTCCAGACACTAGTAAGACTTTAATGTGCCCAAGTTAAAGTAGGTAAGATATAACAAAAGCTCGCTGCTGCTTGTGGATCAATTGGCCAGCAAAGATTGCAGCCTGGAATATAACAATTAGGTCCATCTTAATACATGTGTAAAAAGACAATGATAAAAGTACAAATTTACATGATGAACATGCCCTGAAACACGTGTAGTAAAAGTAGAGAAAGATAAACTTGCTGTAAAATCAGATGTTCCTTTTGATGCGTGTAGATAAGAGGTTGGAAAacatacacacattaaaataaccCTTTTAAGGAGGCTTTGCAAACCAACTAGTGACCAGTGGTAAAAGCTAAAGTCATTATAATGGTGGATAATAGCAATGCTTGTAACAAACCTGAAAAGCCAAGCTCATCAGTATAATGACCGACAATGGCACTACTTGTAGCAAATCTGAAACAAGTAGACCTAGTTAGGTATGACCCAGTTATAATagaacatgtgtttgtgtgTCACAAAATAGCATTACTTTTTATCGAGACTTAGCATAGTATGGTAAATTCATACTGTACATCCCATATAGATATGCAGTTGTGAAACAGTAGCCTTGCAGCTCTAGCTAATTcatgaataataatattaataaaataaaaaatgttgcatGTCTATGACTCCtctatgtatataaacatatgttAGCGTGCATACGCTGTCCTAAAATAAAGATAACTTTGATAAAATGCTTGTAGCATGGGGGTTACTAAGCACACACTACATTCCctacattttaattttgtctttaATTACCATTGTCCGTATCTACTAGTTAGGTGTGACATTTTGGTTATTCTATAGCATACATCAGTGATGGCCGATGATGCTTTTGTGTGAAAAGAAGTGCAAATGTTATATTAGTAAGTACCTGCTAactttaaaaacataatttataaGTACTCGAGAGCAAGCATGATATGGTAGAAGTGATGCTCTACCAGCGGTGTTATTGGCTCCTATTCATCTCATTCAATGACTGATCTATGTATAGGTTGGTACCTTGCCACATGGTTACAGATATTAAGGGAGCAGATAAGAAAGGCATTTATATTGACATTACTTAGCACATATGGGACCTTTTAGCAGGTTAGATATATTCAATACGCAGATAACTAAATGCATGAATGTGAAAGAATACTAATATATTGATCATATTGCCCGCgttcattattatttattaaaggaTTGAGTTTTGTTGATGCAGGGAGAACAAAAAGGAGACAATAACTAACCTTTGAGCATGCTTATCACTTACCATCACATATTGATAAGTGATAAGTTTATCAATATTAGCTTATCAAATGCCCATCAGTTCTCGCTCTGCACCCGAGTATGCAGCAGAATGAGTGAGATGGTTCCCAAAATGGTGGGTATAAATTTCTccttatatttaatttttatcacAAATGAGCTCTGCTTGTCAAGTACTATCAGGCTTAGTGTGGACATGAACTATTACTATTAGATGTCAGTTGACAATGTATAACAAGTTGATAATAAGTGTAGCCAACGCTGCACCTAACAAAGGATAGTGTAACATACAATATACCTAGCATCGAATAGTGTAACATATGATATACCTAACAAAGAAGAGTGTAGCATATGACATACCTAGCAAAGAAGTGTGTTTTATATGATATACCTAGCAAAGAAGAGTGTAACATATGACATACCTAGCAAAGAAGTGTGTAACATGATATACCTAACAAAGTAGAGTGTAACATATGATATACCTAGCAAAGAAGTGTGTAACATATGATATACCTAACAAAGTAGAGTGTAACATATGATATACCTAGCAAAGAAGAGTGTAACATATGATATACCTAACAAAGAAGAGTGTAACATATGACATACCTAGCAAAGAAGAGTGTTTTATATGATGTACCTAGCAAAGAAGAGTGTAACATATGACATACCTAGCAAAGAAGTGTGTTTTATATGATATACCTAGCAAAGAAAAGGGTAACATATAACATATCTTGCAAAAAACAGTGTAACATACATGATATACCGAGCGAAAGAGAAGTATTTGGGACATTGCACatgttttatttgtgttttttcAGGTCTTCATCAGTAAACCCATCAAACCAATTCAAGCTATCAAAAGCtgtaaacaaaacttaatttttgctcaaaatactacattacaaataaataattaCCACACTTCTCATGAAGATCCAAAAGGACTTTCAAAcacaaaaactataaaacaagATGAGACATTCGTTGATGGTACACCTGGTACAGGATTATCTGTACAGGAAAAcccaaaaacagttttaaacacAAAAGCTATAAAACAAGATGAGACATTCGTTGATGGCACACCTGGTACAGTATTATCTGTACAGGGAGACCCAAAAACACTTTCAAAcactaaaactataaaacaagATGAGACATTTGTTGATGGTACACCTGGTACAATATTATTTGTACAAGAAAACCCAAAAACAGTTTCAAACACAAAAACTATTAAACAAGATGAGACATTTGTTGATGGTATACTTGGTACAGTATTATTTGTACAGGAAAACCCAAAAACAGTTTCAAACACAAAAACTATTAAACAAGATGAGACATTCGTTGATGGTACACCTGGTACAGGATTATCTGTACAGGAAAACCCAAAAACAGTTTCAAACACAAAAACTATTAAACAAGATGAGACATTTGTTGATGGTACACCTGGTACAGGATTACCTGTACAGAAAAACCCAAAAACAGTTTCAAACACAAAAACTATTAAACAAGATGAGACATTCGTTGATGGTACACCTGGTACAGGATTATCTGTACAGGAAAACCCAAAAACAGTTTCGAAcacaaaaactataaaacaagATGAGATATTCGTTGATGGTACATCTGGTACAGGATTATCTGTACAGGAAGACCCAAAAACACTTTCAAACACTAAAACTATTAAACAAGATGAGACATTTGTTGATGGTACACCTGGTACAGGATTATCTGTACAGGAAAACCCAAAAACAGTTTCAAACACCAAAACTATAAAACAAGATGAGATATTCGTTGATGGTACACCTGGTACAGGATTATCTGTACAGGAAGACCCAAAAACACTTTCAAAcactaaaactataaaacaagATGAGACATTTGTTGATGGTACACCTGGTACAGTATTATTTGTACAGGAAGACCCAAAAACagtttcaaaca
Proteins encoded in this window:
- the LOC137404903 gene encoding TRIO and F-actin-binding protein-like, which encodes MSEMVPKMVFISKPIKPIQAIKSCKQNLIFAQNTTLQINNYHTSHEDPKGLSNTKTIKQDETFVDGTPGTGLSVQENPKTVLNTKAIKQDETFVDGTPGTVLSVQGDPKTLSNTKTIKQDETFVDGTPGTILFVQENPKTVSNTKTIKQDETFVDGILGTVLFVQENPKTVSNTKTIKQDETFVDGTPGTGLSVQENPKTVSNTKTIKQDETFVDGTPGTGLPVQKNPKTVSNTKTIKQDETFVDGTPGTGLSVQENPKTVSNTKTIKQDEIFVDGTSGTGLSVQEDPKTLSNTKTIKQDETFVDGTPGTGLSVQENPKTVSNTKTIKQDEIFVDGTPGTGLSVQEDPKTLSNTKTIKQDETFVDGTPGTVLFVQEDPKTVSNIKTIKQDEIFVDGTPGRPKKTF